The sequence below is a genomic window from Candidatus Oleimmundimicrobium sp..
TACTATACTCTATACTCTCTCTACTATCTGCCATAAGCTATCTGCTCTATTAGTCGGGAGTCTCTTAGTTGGGAGTCGGGAGTTTGTTAGCCAGATTGTTGATTTTACTATACTCTATACTCTCTCTACTATCTGCTGTCAGCCCCGCCAAAGGCGGGCAGGCATCTACATCTTCTCGGGAGCATTGATACCCAAAAGATTTAATATATTAGATAAGACTTGACGAACACAATCGGCCAAAATAAGCCTCGCCTTGCTCAATTCAGTATCTTCGTTAATAACGCGGCACTTAGTATAAAAAACGTGAAACAAAGAAGCCGTTTCCTCAGCATATTTGGTAAGACGATGTGGAGCCATTCTCGACACACAAACTTCAACAACCTCTTCAAATTCCGCCAATTTGCGCATCAAGTTGAGTTCAGATTCGTTGCCCAATAAATCAAGATTAGCGTCTTCGGTCCCTGAAAGAGAAAACCCCTTTTCTTTAGCAAATTTAAGAATGCTACAAATTCTTGCATGGGCATACTGAACATAGTAAACAGGGTTATCGCTTGACTGACTCTTGGCCAACTCTATATCAAAATCAAGAGAAGTATCCGTGCTCCTCATGAGGAAAAAATAACGAGCCGCGTCGGAGCCAACTTCTTGTAACAACTCTTCTAAAGTAACCATTTCCCCTGTTCTTTTGGACATACGAACCAGTTCCCCGCCTTGCCAAAGATTAACAAGTTGCCCAATAATGATTTTAAGTTTCTCTTTTGGATACCCGAGAGCCTGAATGGCCGCCTTAACCCTTTGAACATAACCGTGATGATCCGCTCCCCAAATATTTATAATCTTATCAAAACCACGAGCCAGCTTATTTTTATGATAAGCAATGTCCGCGGCAAAATAAGTTGGCTCACCATTTTCGCGCAAGAGAACCCTGTCTTTATCATCTTCAAAAGCCGTCGTCTTTAACCATACAGCTCCATCTTTATCGTAAACATAACCCCGCTCTCTCAATTCGGATATGACCTCTGTTATGGCTCCGGATTCATGAAGCGTGGTTTCGCTAAACCATACGTCAAACTTTATCCCCATATCGAGAAGAACTTTTTTAATGTGAGCCAGTACTTGATGATAAGCAATTTCCTTAAAACATTCTCCTCTCTCATCTTCGGAGAGAGACAGATATTTATCTCCTTCTTTTTCAATTATTTCCTGAGCTATCTCTTTTATATATTCACCATGATAGCCATCTTTTGGGAAAACTACTTTTTTGCCCAGAAGCTCCATATATCGAGCCGCTACTGAACACCCAAATATCTTCATCTGATTACCGTAATCATTAATATAAAATTCTCGAGTAACTTCATAGCCGGTTGCCGTCATAAGATTAGCAAGCGCATCCCCTACGGCAGCCCAGCGTCCATGACCAACATGCATCGGACCCACCGGATTAGCGCTCACAAATTCTATCTGACCCGTTTTTCCGCGACCAAGATTAAAATGACCAAACTCATCGCCTTTGGTTTTTATCTCCTTTAAAATCTCCCTATACCAATTATCACTTAAATAAAAATTAATAAACCCGGGGCCGGCTACTTCAACTTTGGAGAGAAAGTGGTGCTTATCATTGATGTGCCCAACAATTGAATCGGCTATTTTTCGAGGTGGCATCTTAGCTTGACTAGCCAAAACCATCGCTATATTTGTGGCCCAGTCACCATGCGTTTTGTCTTTGGGATGCTCAATTAACGGCTCAATGTCTGCCACAGATGGAATTTCACCAGCTTCGTGGGCAGATACAACAGCATCTAAAGTAAGTTTAATTAATTCTTCTTTCAATCTTCGCCCCTTTTCAATAAAAAACTGAGCTTAACCCCAGCTCTCAATGTAAAAATTAGAAAGACTTCTTTAGCGTTTTTCAACTCATCTCTCATTTACCTAAAACACAAGTTTTAATTTCTTCAAATTTATTCAATTACCTGGGGTTTCTCCTCTAAGGTCAACTCGACTTCAAATCTATTACCATCGCGCACATAAACAATCTCAACCAAATCCCCGACGTTTTTATTCCTAATTTCTGCAATAAGATTTTCCATCGACTCTATATTTTTCCCGTTAAATTCTACAATTATATCTCCTCGTCTCATCCCCGCATTCCAGGCAGGGCTACCTTTTGCAATCTCGATAATTATAGCTCCTTTGTTAACTGGTAGGTTTAAGCTATCGGCGATATCTTCATCAAGTGTTCTGCCATTTATTCCGATATAAGGATGACTAACTTTCCCTTTTTCAATCAACTGTTCAGCAACGTTTTTCGCCAAATCAATAGATATGGCAAACCCAATTCCTTGACCCTGAGTCTCAGCAATAATAAAACTATTTATGCCAACAACCTGTCCATATGAGTTTGCCAGCGCGCCACCGCTATTTCCCGGATTTATTGCAGTATCCGTTTGTATTAAATCGGTATATGTGCGGTTTATTCCAAATTGATCAGTTGCACTGATTGTGCGATTTAGGGCACTCAATATGCCGGCTGAAACAGAATGTTCAAAACCAAAAGGGCTCCCAATTGCAACTACTAATTCGCCAACTTGAAGGTTCTTCGCCGTTCCCAGCTCCGCGGCCGGCAAATTATCTTTTTCTATCTTAACAACAGCTAAATCTGTATCCGGATCAGTGCCAATCACCTTTCCTTTTAGGTCTTCTGTCCCCACAGTCACCCAAATCTCGTCTGCTCCCTGGACAACATGATTGTTAGTTATTATGTATCCATTCGTCGTAAAAATAACTCCCGAGCCTACTCCTTTTTGAGTAATATTACCAAAAAAACCAGAGACAACCTTTTGCACTCGAATATTAACCACAGACGGCTGTACTTTTTTTGAAATATCGACAACTGAACCCGGACTAACGGTTATCTCGCTTCTTTTACCGTTCACTATCTCCTTTACCGCTTCCTTTTGAGCAAATTTACCTTTAAACAATTCTTGAGGATTTATGCCAAAAGTATATGGTATTATGAGAGCCATAATTAACCCCCCAATTATAGCCCCAATCAAAGCAATTAAGAAAACTTGAACCCAGTTAAGATTAGCTTTATTCGTCTCTGAAAGAACACTTTTCGACGAAACCGCGCCTGAAGAATCCTTACTGTTTTCTTTCTTATCTTCTCCCAATAAAGAAAACATTTTCTCCTCCTT
It includes:
- the argS gene encoding arginine--tRNA ligase, with translation MKEELIKLTLDAVVSAHEAGEIPSVADIEPLIEHPKDKTHGDWATNIAMVLASQAKMPPRKIADSIVGHINDKHHFLSKVEVAGPGFINFYLSDNWYREILKEIKTKGDEFGHFNLGRGKTGQIEFVSANPVGPMHVGHGRWAAVGDALANLMTATGYEVTREFYINDYGNQMKIFGCSVAARYMELLGKKVVFPKDGYHGEYIKEIAQEIIEKEGDKYLSLSEDERGECFKEIAYHQVLAHIKKVLLDMGIKFDVWFSETTLHESGAITEVISELRERGYVYDKDGAVWLKTTAFEDDKDRVLLRENGEPTYFAADIAYHKNKLARGFDKIINIWGADHHGYVQRVKAAIQALGYPKEKLKIIIGQLVNLWQGGELVRMSKRTGEMVTLEELLQEVGSDAARYFFLMRSTDTSLDFDIELAKSQSSDNPVYYVQYAHARICSILKFAKEKGFSLSGTEDANLDLLGNESELNLMRKLAEFEEVVEVCVSRMAPHRLTKYAEETASLFHVFYTKCRVINEDTELSKARLILADCVRQVLSNILNLLGINAPEKM
- a CDS encoding trypsin-like peptidase domain-containing protein gives rise to the protein MFSLLGEDKKENSKDSSGAVSSKSVLSETNKANLNWVQVFLIALIGAIIGGLIMALIIPYTFGINPQELFKGKFAQKEAVKEIVNGKRSEITVSPGSVVDISKKVQPSVVNIRVQKVVSGFFGNITQKGVGSGVIFTTNGYIITNNHVVQGADEIWVTVGTEDLKGKVIGTDPDTDLAVVKIEKDNLPAAELGTAKNLQVGELVVAIGSPFGFEHSVSAGILSALNRTISATDQFGINRTYTDLIQTDTAINPGNSGGALANSYGQVVGINSFIIAETQGQGIGFAISIDLAKNVAEQLIEKGKVSHPYIGINGRTLDEDIADSLNLPVNKGAIIIEIAKGSPAWNAGMRRGDIIVEFNGKNIESMENLIAEIRNKNVGDLVEIVYVRDGNRFEVELTLEEKPQVIE